In a single window of the Oryctolagus cuniculus chromosome 2, mOryCun1.1, whole genome shotgun sequence genome:
- the TLR6 gene encoding toll-like receptor 6 (The RefSeq protein has 17 substitutions compared to this genomic sequence), with protein MHQDKGPIRNLRFVCIVTLIIGTIIQLSEERAFAVDMSEKGLTQVPKELPPKTRALDVSHNYISELQASDISYLSRLKMLKRSHNRLQRLDFSIFTFNQDLEYLDLSHNRLRELTCHPVVSFKHLDLSFNDFDVPRICKEFGNWTQLNFLGFSATKLQQSDLLPIVHLQLNYLLLDLGRYHVKESETESLQILNTKTLHLVFCPDNLFSVQVKIAVNTLRCLQLTNIKLNDKNCQILIKFLSELTRGPTLLNFTLNHMETTWRCLVRVFQYLWPKPVEYLNIYNLTIIEKISKEQFTYSRTALKALKIEHITNRVFLFSQEALYTVFSEMNIRMVTISDTPFVHMLCPQAPSTFQFLNFTQNVFTDSIFQKCSTLVRLETLILQKNGLKDLIKVGLMTKDMPSLETLDVSRNSLGSRRHEENCTWAGSIQVLNLSSNALTDSVFRCLPPKVKVLDLHNNRITAIPKDVTHLEALQELNVALNSLVDLPGCGPFSSLSLLIIEHNAVSHPSAHFFQSCQKITSIKSGSNPFHCTCELREFIKSMGQLSSEVAEGWPDSYKCAYPEGYKGTLLKDFHVAQLSCNIALLMVTIGATVLLVAASMTCLCVYLDVPWYLRMVCQWTQARHRARNIPLVELQRNLQFHAFISYSEHDSAWVKSELVPNLEKEDIRVCLHERDFVPGKSIVENIINCIEKSYKSIFVLSPNFVQSEWCHYELYFAHHNLFHKGSNNLILILLEPIPQSSIPSKFHKLRALMAQQTYLEWPTEKSKRGLFWANIRAAFNMKLTQGTENSDVQT; from the coding sequence ATGCACCAAGACAAAGAACCTATTGGAAACCTGCGTTTTGTTTGCATCGTGACCTTAATCATGGGAACCATAATTCAGCTGTCTGAGGAACGTGAATTTGCGGTAGACATGTCAGAAAAAGGTCTTACTCATGTTCCAAAAGACCTGCCACCAAAAACCAGAGCCTTAGATGTATCTCACAACTACATATCAGAGCTTCAGGCCTCTGACATCAGCTTTCTGTCAAGGCTGAAAATGTTGAAACTTTCCCACAACCGACTCCAGCGACTGGATTTTAGCATTTTCAGGTTCAACCAGGATTTGGAATATTTGGACTTATCTCACAATCGGCTGCGGGAGCTAACCTGCCATCCTGTTGTGAgtttcaagcacttggacctgtCATTCAATGACTTCGATGTCCCACCCATCTGCAAAGAATTTGGCAACTGGACACAGCTGAATTTCTTGGGCTTCAGTGCCACAAAGTTACAACAATCAGATCTGCTTCCAATTGTTCACCTGCAGCTGAACTACCTCCTTCTGGACTTAGGACGGTATCATGTGAAAGAAAGTGAGACAGAAAGTCTTCAAATTCTGAACACAAAAACACTTCACCTTGTTTTTTGCCCAGATAATTTATTCTCTGTCCAAGTGAAAATAGCAGTGAATACTTTAGGGTGCTTACAACTGACCAATATTAAATTGAACGATAAGAACTgtcaaattttaattaaatttttatcagAACTCACCAGAGGGCCAACCTTATTGAATTTTACCCTCAATCACATGGAAACAACTTGGAGATGCTTGGTTAGAGTTTTTCAATACCTTTGGCCCAAGCCCGTGGAATATCTCAATATTTACAACTTAACAATAAtagaaaaaatcagcaaagaacaTTTTACTTATTCTAGAACGGCACTGAAAGCTTTGAAAATAGAACATATTACAAAccgagtttttcttttttcacaggaAGCCTTGTACACGGTGTTTTCCGAGATGAACATCAGGATGTTAACCATATCTGATACACCTTTTGTACACATGCTTTGTCCCCAGGCACCAAGCACATTCCAGTTCTTGAACTTTACCCAGAATGTCTTCACAgatagtatttttcaaaaatgttccaCTTTGGTTAGACTGGAGACGCTTATCTTACAAAAGAATGGGCTAAAAGATCTCATCAAAGTAGGTCTCATGACTAAGGATATGCCGTCTCTGGAAACACTGGATGTTAGCAGGAATTCTTTAGGATCTGGGAGACATGAGGAAAACTGCACTTGGGCTGGGAGTATACAGGTGTTAAATTTGTCTTCCAATGCACTTACGGACTCTGTTTTCAGATGTTTACCTCCCAAGGTCAAGGTGCTTGATCTCCACAATAACAGAATAACGGCCATTCCTAAAGATGTCACCCACCTGGAGGCTTTGCAAGAACTCAATGTTGCTCTCAACTCCCTCGTGGACCTCCCTGGGTGTGGCCCCTTCAGCAGCCTCTCTCTGCTGATCATTGAGCACAACGCAGTGTCCCATCCATCAGCTCATTTCTTCCAGAGCTGCCAGAAGATTACGTCAATAAAAGCGGGAAGCAATCCATTCCACTGTACATGCGAGCTAAGAGAGTTCATCAAAAGTATGGGCCAGCTATCGAGTGAGGTGGCGGAGGGCTGGCCTGATTCCTATAAGTGTGCCTACCCAGAAGGCTACAAGGGAACCCTGCTCAAGGACTTTCATGTATCTCAGTTATCCTGCAACATAGCCCTGCTGATGGTCACCATTGGGGCCACCGTGCTGTTGGTGGCTGCTTCCGTGACCTGCCTCTGCGTCTACCTGGACGTGCCCTGGTATCTGAGGATGGTGTGTCAGTGGACCCAGGCCCGGCACAGGGCTCGGAACATCCCCCTAGTGGAACTCCAAAGAAATCTCCAGTTCCATGCTTTTATTTCATACAGTGAGCATGATTCTGCGTGGGTGAAGAGTGAATTAGTACCCAACCTAGAAAAAGAAGATATCCGGGTTTGCCTCCATGAGAGAGACTTTGTTCCTGGCAAGAGCATTGTGGAAAACATCATAAACTGCATTGAGAAGAGTTACAAGTCCATCTTTGTCTTGTCTCCCAACTTTGTCCAGAGTGAGTGGTGCCATTATGAGCTCTACTTTGCTCACCACAATCTCTTCCATAAAGGATCCAATAACTTAATCCTGATCTTGCTGGAGCCCATTCCACAGAGCAGCATCCCCAGCAAGTTTCATAAGCTGAGGGCTCTCATGGCACAGCAGACTTATCTGGAATGGCCCACAGAGAAGAGCAAGCGGGGACTTTTTTGGGCTAACATTAGAGCTGCTTTTAATATGAAATTAACACAAGGCACTGAAAACAGTGATGTGCAAACTTAA
- the TLR6 gene encoding toll-like receptor 6 isoform X1, whose product MHQDKEPIGNLRFVCIVTLIMGTIIQLSEEREFAVDMSEKGLTHVPKDLPPKTRALDVSHNYISELQASDISFLSRLKMLKLSHNRLQRLDFSIFRFNQDLEYLDLSHNRLRELTCHPVVSFKHLDLSFNDFDVPPICKEFGNWTQLNFLGFSATKLQQSDLLPIVHLQLNYLLLDLGRYHVKESETESLQILNTKTLHLVFCPDNLFSVQVKIAVNTLGCLQLTNIKLNDKNCQILIKFLSELTRGPTLLNFTLNHMETTWRCLVRVFQYLWPKPVEYLNIYNLTIIEKISKEHFTYSRTALKALKIEHITNRVFLFSQEALYTVFSEMNIRMLTISDTPFVHMLCPQAPSTFQFLNFTQNVFTDSIFQKCSTLVRLETLILQKNGLKDLIKVGLMTKDMPSLETLDVSRNSLGSGRHEENCTWAGSIQVLNLSSNALTDSVFRCLPPKVKVLDLHNNRITAIPKDVTHLEALQELNVALNSLVDLPGCGPFSSLSLLIIEHNAVSHPSAHFFQSCQKITSIKAGSNPFHCTCELREFIKSMGQLSSEVAEGWPDSYKCAYPEGYKGTLLKDFHVSQLSCNIALLMVTIGATVLLVAASVTCLCVYLDVPWYLRMVCQWTQARHRARNIPLVELQRNLQFHAFISYSEHDSAWVKSELVPNLEKEDIRVCLHERDFVPGKSIVENIINCIEKSYKSIFVLSPNFVQSEWCHYELYFAHHNLFHKGSNNLILILLEPIPQSSIPSKFHKLRALMAQQTYLEWPTEKSKRGLFWANIRAAFNMKLTQGTENSDVQT is encoded by the coding sequence ATGCACCAAGACAAAGAACCTATTGGAAACCTGCGTTTTGTTTGCATCGTGACCTTAATCATGGGAACCATAATTCAGCTGTCTGAGGAACGTGAATTTGCGGTAGACATGTCAGAAAAAGGTCTTACTCATGTTCCAAAAGACCTGCCACCAAAAACCAGAGCCTTAGATGTATCTCACAACTACATATCAGAGCTTCAGGCCTCTGACATCAGCTTTCTGTCAAGGCTGAAAATGTTGAAACTTTCCCACAACCGACTCCAGCGACTGGATTTTAGCATTTTCAGGTTCAACCAGGATTTGGAATATTTGGACTTATCTCACAATCGGCTGCGGGAGCTAACCTGCCATCCTGTTGTGAgtttcaagcacttggacctgtCATTCAATGACTTCGATGTCCCACCCATCTGCAAAGAATTTGGCAACTGGACACAGCTGAATTTCTTGGGCTTCAGTGCCACAAAGTTACAACAATCAGATCTGCTTCCAATTGTTCACCTGCAGCTGAACTACCTCCTTCTGGACTTAGGACGGTATCATGTGAAAGAAAGTGAGACAGAAAGTCTTCAAATTCTGAACACAAAAACACTTCACCTTGTTTTTTGCCCAGATAATTTATTCTCTGTCCAAGTGAAAATAGCAGTGAATACTTTAGGGTGCTTACAACTGACCAATATTAAATTGAACGATAAGAACTgtcaaattttaattaaatttttatcagAACTCACCAGAGGGCCAACCTTATTGAATTTTACCCTCAATCACATGGAAACAACTTGGAGATGCTTGGTTAGAGTTTTTCAATACCTTTGGCCCAAGCCCGTGGAATATCTCAATATTTACAACTTAACAATAAtagaaaaaatcagcaaagaacaTTTTACTTATTCTAGAACGGCACTGAAAGCTTTGAAAATAGAACATATTACAAAccgagtttttcttttttcacaggaAGCCTTGTACACGGTGTTTTCCGAGATGAACATCAGGATGTTAACCATATCTGATACACCTTTTGTACACATGCTTTGTCCCCAGGCACCAAGCACATTCCAGTTCTTGAACTTTACCCAGAATGTCTTCACAgatagtatttttcaaaaatgttccaCTTTGGTTAGACTGGAGACGCTTATCTTACAAAAGAATGGGCTAAAAGATCTCATCAAAGTAGGTCTCATGACTAAGGATATGCCGTCTCTGGAAACACTGGATGTTAGCAGGAATTCTTTAGGATCTGGGAGACATGAGGAAAACTGCACTTGGGCTGGGAGTATACAGGTGTTAAATTTGTCTTCCAATGCACTTACGGACTCTGTTTTCAGATGTTTACCTCCCAAGGTCAAGGTGCTTGATCTCCACAATAACAGAATAACGGCCATTCCTAAAGATGTCACCCACCTGGAGGCTTTGCAAGAACTCAATGTTGCTCTCAACTCCCTCGTGGACCTCCCTGGGTGTGGCCCCTTCAGCAGCCTCTCTCTGCTGATCATTGAGCACAACGCAGTGTCCCATCCATCAGCTCATTTCTTCCAGAGCTGCCAGAAGATTACGTCAATAAAAGCGGGAAGCAATCCATTCCACTGTACATGCGAGCTAAGAGAGTTCATCAAAAGTATGGGCCAGCTATCGAGTGAGGTGGCGGAGGGCTGGCCTGATTCCTATAAGTGTGCCTACCCAGAAGGCTACAAGGGAACCCTGCTCAAGGACTTTCATGTATCTCAGTTATCCTGCAACATAGCCCTGCTGATGGTCACCATTGGGGCCACCGTGCTGTTGGTGGCTGCTTCCGTGACCTGCCTCTGCGTCTACCTGGACGTGCCCTGGTATCTGAGGATGGTGTGTCAGTGGACCCAGGCCCGGCACAGGGCTCGGAACATCCCCCTAGTGGAACTCCAAAGAAATCTCCAGTTCCATGCTTTTATTTCATACAGTGAGCATGATTCTGCGTGGGTGAAGAGTGAATTAGTACCCAACCTAGAAAAAGAAGATATCCGGGTTTGCCTCCATGAGAGAGACTTTGTTCCTGGCAAGAGCATTGTGGAAAACATCATAAACTGCATTGAGAAGAGTTACAAGTCCATCTTTGTCTTGTCTCCCAACTTTGTCCAGAGTGAGTGGTGCCATTATGAGCTCTACTTTGCTCACCACAATCTCTTCCATAAAGGATCCAATAACTTAATCCTGATCTTGCTGGAGCCCATTCCACAGAGCAGCATCCCCAGCAAGTTTCATAAGCTGAGGGCTCTCATGGCACAGCAGACTTATCTGGAATGGCCCACAGAGAAGAGCAAGCGGGGACTTTTTTGGGCTAACATTAGAGCTGCTTTTAATATGAAATTAACACAAGGCACTGAAAACAGTGATGTGCAAACTTAA